A window from Salvia miltiorrhiza cultivar Shanhuang (shh) chromosome 2, IMPLAD_Smil_shh, whole genome shotgun sequence encodes these proteins:
- the LOC131012574 gene encoding expansin-B3-like: protein MESLCCLLVFCILLGSAAAAGDLHWSPATATWYGSPEGDGSDGGACGYGSLVDVKPFRARVGAVSPVLFKGGEGCGACYKVRCLDRSICSRRAVTVIITDECPGGYCSGGRTHFDLSGAAFGRMAVSGNGGQLRNRGEIPVIFRRTPCKYPGKNIAFHVNEGSTNYWLSLLVEFEGGDGDVGSMHIREANSNQWLEMTHIWGASWCIIAGPLQGPFSVRLTTLSTGKTLSAREVIPRNWAPKATYTSRLNFNN, encoded by the exons ATGGAGAGCCTCTGCTGTCTTCTCGTTTTCTGCATTCTGCTCGGCTCCGCCGCCGCGGCGGGGGACCTGCATTGGTCCCCGGCGACGGCGACGTGGTACGGCAGCCCCGAGGGCGACGGCAGCGACGGAGGCGCGTGCGGCTACGGATCGCTGGTGGACGTGAAGCCGTTCCGCGCGCGCGTCGGCGCGGTGAGCCCGGTGCTCTTCAAGGGCGGCGAGGGCTGCGGCGCCTGCTACAAGGTGCGGTGCCTCGACCGCTCGATCTGCTCGCGCCGCGCGGTCACCGTCATCATCACCGACGAGTGTCCCGGCGGCTACTGCTCCGGCGGCCGCACGCACTTCGACCTCAGCGGCGCCGCCTTCGGCAGGATGGCCGTCTCCGGCAACGGCGGCCAGCTCCGCAACCGCGGTGAGATCCCCGTCATCTTCCGGAG AACTCCGTGTAAGTATCCTGGGAAAAACATCGCGTTTCACGTTAACGAAGGATCGACTAATTATTGGCTCTCATTACTGGTCGAATTTGAGGGCGGCGATGGCGATGTCGGATCCATGCACATAAGAGAG GCTAACTCGAACCAATGGCTAGAGATGACTCATATTTGGGGTGCGAGTTGGTGCATCATCGCCGGCCCTCTACAAGGGCCATTCTCCGTCCGGCTAACCACCTTATCCACCGGAAAAACCTTGTCCGCGAGGGAAGTGATCCCTCGGAATTGGGCTCCGAAGGCTACCTACACCTCCCGCCTCAATTTCAACAATTGA